One window of the Marinilactibacillus sp. Marseille-P9653 genome contains the following:
- a CDS encoding glycoside hydrolase family 43 protein, with protein sequence MDRYLFVHFVGEQNNQEQVFFSVSEDGLHWNDLNEGQPVLESKIGEKGVRDPFIVKDEKQEKYYLIATDLKMETKKDWRKAEFEGSQSIIVWEIKDLLKWSEERAVKVGIDAAGCVWAPEAIYDAKKEAFLVFFASMVQELSDSAPKQKIYASYTKDFKTIERTEIYIERENHIIDTNIVEQNGIYYRFSKDETTKTIMREGGLSLEKDAFEKVETPILDALYGLEGPECYQLPNGKLCLIADQFNKGLGYLPIIIQDLENTEMAVLKADEYDMGETRKRHGGVIKITDKEYRGLIEKY encoded by the coding sequence ATGGATCGATATTTATTTGTTCATTTTGTAGGAGAACAGAACAATCAGGAGCAAGTATTCTTTAGTGTCAGCGAAGATGGCTTACACTGGAATGATTTAAATGAAGGTCAACCTGTTTTAGAATCAAAGATTGGTGAAAAAGGCGTTCGTGATCCCTTTATCGTCAAAGATGAAAAACAGGAGAAGTATTATTTGATTGCAACAGACTTAAAAATGGAAACCAAAAAAGACTGGAGAAAGGCTGAATTTGAAGGTAGTCAGAGTATCATCGTTTGGGAAATTAAAGACTTACTGAAATGGTCAGAAGAGCGAGCAGTCAAAGTAGGGATAGATGCTGCTGGGTGTGTTTGGGCGCCGGAAGCGATTTACGATGCTAAGAAAGAAGCCTTTTTAGTATTTTTTGCTTCAATGGTACAGGAATTAAGTGATTCAGCTCCAAAACAGAAGATCTACGCAAGCTATACAAAAGATTTCAAGACAATAGAAAGAACTGAAATATACATAGAAAGAGAAAATCATATTATTGATACTAACATCGTTGAACAAAACGGCATCTATTATCGATTTTCAAAAGATGAAACCACAAAAACGATCATGAGGGAGGGGGGCTTATCTCTAGAAAAAGACGCTTTTGAAAAAGTTGAAACACCTATTTTAGATGCATTATATGGACTGGAAGGGCCAGAATGTTATCAGCTTCCAAATGGAAAGTTGTGTCTGATTGCGGATCAGTTCAATAAAGGTCTAGGATATCTGCCGATTATCATTCAAGATTTAGAAAATACTGAAATGGCCGTCTTGAAAGCGGATGAATATGATATGGGAGAAACCCGAAAACGGCATGGAGGCGTTATCAAGATAACGGATAAAGAGTATAGAGGATTGATCGAAAAGTATTAA
- a CDS encoding tyrosine-protein phosphatase: protein MIDLHSHILPGIDDGAKNIEESLDMARLAVEEGITHLLATPHHMNRDWMNEKSKVLKMVKELQEEIDREGIPLTLFPGQEIRIYGDILDDVEKDQLLFTDELQQYMLIEFPTSSIPTYTERLFYDLQSNGKTPVIVHPERNRMILEDPDKLKELVEHGALAQLTAASYTGGFGKEIKKLSKQLIDANLVHFVASDAHNTGNRAFHMKEAHDLIIKDYGRRKWHEFHQTTKDLINGDVIIPATPTSVSKKKFFGLF, encoded by the coding sequence ATGATTGATTTACACAGCCACATTTTACCTGGAATAGATGATGGAGCTAAAAACATAGAAGAGTCTCTGGATATGGCCCGTTTAGCTGTTGAAGAGGGAATCACTCACTTACTGGCAACACCTCATCACATGAACCGCGACTGGATGAATGAAAAGAGTAAAGTATTGAAAATGGTCAAAGAATTACAAGAAGAGATTGACCGTGAAGGTATACCATTGACGTTGTTCCCTGGACAAGAAATTCGTATTTATGGTGATATCTTGGATGATGTTGAAAAAGATCAGTTATTATTCACGGATGAACTGCAACAATACATGCTGATTGAATTTCCGACTTCTTCGATTCCAACCTATACAGAGCGTTTATTTTATGACTTGCAGTCAAACGGAAAAACGCCGGTCATTGTTCACCCGGAACGAAACCGGATGATTTTAGAAGATCCGGATAAGTTGAAAGAATTGGTAGAACACGGAGCATTAGCACAACTGACTGCTGCTAGCTACACCGGTGGATTCGGTAAAGAAATCAAGAAGCTGAGTAAACAATTGATTGATGCCAATCTTGTACACTTTGTAGCATCAGATGCGCATAACACAGGTAACAGAGCTTTCCATATGAAAGAAGCCCATGACTTAATCATCAAAGATTATGGTCGTCGTAAATGGCACGAGTTCCATCAAACCACAAAAGACTTGATCAATGGAGATGTTATTATTCCAGCAACGCCTACGAGTGTTTCGAAAAAGAAATTCTTTGGATTGTTTTAA
- a CDS encoding PTS sugar transporter subunit IIB: protein MKTIMLVCTAGVSTSMLVSNMQKAAEKKGLEADIFAVSPNEADGYLSAKEIDVLLLGPQVKFLKDQLQEKVASKNVPVEIIDMRDFEQMDGEAVLDTALGLVK from the coding sequence ATGAAAACGATCATGTTAGTTTGTACAGCTGGTGTAAGCACAAGTATGTTGGTATCGAATATGCAGAAAGCTGCAGAAAAAAAAGGTTTAGAAGCAGATATTTTCGCAGTATCCCCTAACGAAGCAGACGGTTACTTATCCGCTAAAGAGATCGATGTTTTACTACTCGGACCTCAGGTTAAATTTTTAAAAGATCAACTACAAGAGAAAGTTGCCAGTAAGAATGTTCCTGTTGAAATCATTGATATGCGTGACTTTGAACAGATGGATGGCGAAGCTGTACTGGATACAGCATTAGGCTTGGTGAAATAA
- a CDS encoding PTS sugar transporter subunit IIA translates to MDANRFVVKLDVPIHSRAELFQYVSNTLMDGEQLDLASLMAEREVNGSVEIAEGIVLPHVESDVLDKSQIFIVRPENKMNWDEKIKHVKLVIMILLRKDESDDVKRDIGQFTRKLADDAFLEYLMQTDQLEI, encoded by the coding sequence ATGGACGCTAACCGATTTGTCGTGAAGCTGGATGTACCGATTCATTCGCGGGCTGAGTTGTTTCAATATGTATCAAATACATTGATGGACGGAGAACAACTTGACTTGGCTAGTTTGATGGCCGAGCGTGAAGTGAACGGTAGTGTAGAAATCGCTGAAGGAATCGTCTTACCACATGTAGAAAGTGATGTGTTGGACAAAAGCCAGATTTTTATTGTTCGACCAGAAAACAAAATGAACTGGGACGAAAAAATCAAACATGTCAAACTCGTCATCATGATTCTTCTACGTAAAGATGAATCAGATGATGTGAAAAGAGACATTGGTCAGTTTACAAGAAAACTGGCGGATGATGCATTCTTAGAGTATTTAATGCAAACCGATCAACTAGAAATTTAA
- a CDS encoding PRD domain-containing protein, whose translation MSSKKIREQKLLLFLSENPGYTTSEELASQLAISRKTVYRTIKDINEGTPEGELILSEKGRGYTLDYEKYIQSNKEVSRITSDFTPAERRGRIMEELLLYSPKARNVSELYADYFISETVIFNDEQIIADALKQYDLKLVRKSRTVSILGEEEDIRRAITDRIQRMNIVNVNDLKNNKELNFNHYDVLYILDQIKTIEKKLDITIHYPYDINIFSHLYILISRIRKVGLKHITARELDAESIENKIQQNDQALYQAAESTIQNLSNYLTVELPESEIIYLYQYLMSSRMGSSTTIATFSSAVTELTQLYLNEMSKRLNITIQSESIFLDLANHIKPMLNRLRHGIRVKNSLLDQIQLTYQSIYNEVVEVSKEVSETFSLPTINDDENGFLTLYFARIIETNQLPIRTIIMCTTGVGTSELLKVKIDKKFPELEIVDVIAYRDLREVSQNYPGTELIITTLRIEEDVPVKTLLVSAMFTEDDKNRLQNKIKEIYNGR comes from the coding sequence GTGAGTTCAAAGAAAATACGTGAACAAAAACTGTTGCTATTTCTCTCAGAGAACCCCGGATATACAACTTCAGAAGAGTTAGCCAGTCAATTAGCTATTTCTAGAAAAACTGTATACCGAACAATCAAAGACATCAATGAGGGAACACCAGAAGGGGAACTCATTTTATCCGAGAAAGGGAGAGGATACACGTTAGATTACGAGAAATACATTCAATCAAACAAAGAAGTCTCTCGAATCACGAGTGATTTTACCCCGGCAGAACGTCGCGGTCGAATTATGGAAGAGTTGCTTCTCTATTCTCCTAAAGCTCGAAATGTAAGCGAATTATACGCTGACTATTTTATCAGTGAGACAGTGATCTTTAATGATGAACAAATCATCGCTGATGCTTTAAAGCAATACGATTTAAAACTGGTTAGAAAAAGTAGAACCGTTTCGATTTTGGGAGAGGAAGAAGATATCCGAAGAGCCATTACGGACCGGATTCAGCGAATGAACATTGTGAATGTGAATGATTTGAAGAACAATAAAGAATTGAACTTTAATCATTACGATGTTCTTTACATTTTAGATCAAATCAAAACGATTGAAAAGAAACTAGATATTACCATCCATTATCCATATGACATCAATATTTTTTCTCATTTATATATCTTGATCAGTCGAATAAGAAAAGTAGGGTTAAAACATATTACGGCTAGAGAGTTGGATGCAGAATCTATTGAAAATAAAATTCAACAAAATGACCAAGCGCTTTATCAGGCTGCTGAGTCAACGATTCAAAACCTATCGAATTACTTGACAGTAGAATTACCGGAATCAGAAATCATCTATCTTTATCAGTATCTAATGTCTTCAAGAATGGGCAGTTCGACGACCATTGCAACCTTTTCAAGTGCCGTTACAGAACTCACACAGCTGTACTTGAATGAAATGAGTAAGCGACTAAATATTACCATTCAAAGCGAATCTATTTTTCTAGATTTAGCAAATCATATTAAGCCGATGCTGAATCGTTTGAGACACGGTATAAGAGTCAAGAATAGTTTACTGGATCAAATACAGTTGACCTATCAGTCCATTTACAACGAAGTCGTTGAAGTTTCTAAGGAAGTCAGTGAGACCTTTTCTTTACCAACTATTAATGACGATGAGAATGGATTTCTAACATTATACTTTGCGCGCATTATAGAAACGAATCAGTTACCGATTCGAACAATCATTATGTGTACGACCGGTGTTGGGACTTCAGAATTATTGAAGGTGAAAATCGATAAAAAATTCCCGGAACTAGAAATCGTTGATGTTATTGCGTACCGAGATTTGAGAGAGGTTTCTCAAAATTATCCTGGTACTGAACTCATTATCACAACATTAAGAATTGAAGAAGATGTACCGGTAAAAACGTTGTTAGTCAGTGCTATGTTCACTGAAGATGACAAGAATAGACTTCAGAACAAAATTAAGGAGATCTACAATGGACGCTAA
- a CDS encoding PTS fructose transporter subunit IIB, translating into MKIVGVAACTVGIAHTYIAQEKLENAAKKAGHEIHVETQGTIGIENKLSQEQIDAADAVILAVDVKISGRERFEGKRVIQVPTEVAVKSPNKLIQKVTEVVEAK; encoded by the coding sequence ATGAAAATCGTTGGAGTAGCAGCTTGTACAGTAGGAATCGCACACACATATATCGCACAAGAAAAACTAGAGAATGCAGCAAAAAAAGCGGGACATGAAATTCATGTTGAAACACAAGGAACTATTGGGATCGAAAATAAATTATCACAAGAACAAATCGATGCCGCGGATGCGGTAATTTTAGCCGTTGACGTGAAAATTTCTGGTCGAGAGCGTTTCGAAGGGAAAAGAGTCATACAAGTACCAACGGAAGTGGCGGTCAAATCACCAAATAAATTGATTCAAAAAGTAACAGAAGTTGTTGAAGCCAAATAA